One window of Theropithecus gelada isolate Dixy chromosome 4, Tgel_1.0, whole genome shotgun sequence genomic DNA carries:
- the TAAR9 gene encoding LOW QUALITY PROTEIN: trace amine-associated receptor 9 (The sequence of the model RefSeq protein was modified relative to this genomic sequence to represent the inferred CDS: inserted 1 base in 1 codon; deleted 1 base in 1 codon): protein MVNNFSQAEPVELCPENVNGSCIKTPYSPDPRAILYAVLGFGAVLAVFGNLLVMIAILHFKQLHTPTNFLITSLXCADFLEGVTVMPFSTVRSVESCWYFGDSYCKFHTCFDTSFCFASLFHLCCISGDRYIAVTDPLSYPTKFTVSVSGICIVLSWFFSVTYSFSIFYMGANEEGIEELVVSLACVRGCQAPLNQNWVLLCFLLFFIPTVTIVFIYSKIFLVAKHQARKIESTTSQAQSSSESYKERVAKRERKAARTLGIAMAAFLVSWLPYVIDAVIDAYMNFITPPYVYEILVWCVYYNSAMNFLIHAFFYPWFQKAIKLIVSGKVLRSDLSTTNLFSEGVETD from the exons ATGGTGAACAATTTCTCCCAAGCTGAGCCTGTGGAGCTGTGTCCCGAGAACGTGAACGGATCCTGCATTAAAACTCCTTACTCACCAGATCCTCGAGCTATCCTCTATGCTGTCCTTGGTTTTGGGGCTGTGCTGGCAGTGTTTGGAAACTTACTGGTCATGATTGCTATCCTCCACTTCAAACAACTGCACACACCTACAAACTTTCTGATCACGTCGC GCTGTGCTGACTTCTTGGAGGGAGTCACTGTGATGCCCTTCAGCACAGTGAGGTCTGTGGAGAGCTGTTGGTACTTTGGGGACAGTTACTGTAAATTCCATACATGTTTTGACACATCCTtctgttttgcttctttatttcatttatgctGTATCTCTGGTGATAGATACATTGCTGTTACTGATCCTCTGAGCTATCCAACCAAGTTTACTGTGTCAGTTTCAGGGATATGCATTGTTCTTTCCTGGTTCTTTTCTGTCACATACAGCTTTTCGATCTTTTACATGGGGGCCAACGAAGAAGGAATTGAAGAATTAGTAGTTTCTCTCGCCTGTGTAAGAGGTTGTCAGGCTCCACTGAATCAAAACTGGGTcctactttgttttcttcta ttctttataccGACTGTCACCATAGTGTTTATATACAGTAAGATATTTTTGGTGGCCAAGCATCAGGCTAGAAAGATAGAAAGTACAACCAGCCAAGCTCAGTCCTCCTCAGAGAGTTACAAGGAAAGAgtagcaaaaagagagagaaaggctgCCAGAACCTTGGGAATTGCTATGGCAGCATTTCTTGTCTCTTGGCTACCATACGTCATTGATGCAGTGATTGATGCttatatgaattttataactCCTCCTTATGTTTATGAGATTTTAGTTTGGTGTGTTTATTATAATTCAGCTATGAACTTCTTGATACATGCTTTCTTTTACCCATGGTTTCAGAAGGCAATAAAACTTATTGTAAGCGGCAAGGTCTTAAGGAGTGATTTGTCAacaactaatttattttctgaaggaGTAGAGACAGATTAA
- the TAAR8 gene encoding LOW QUALITY PROTEIN: trace amine-associated receptor 8 (The sequence of the model RefSeq protein was modified relative to this genomic sequence to represent the inferred CDS: inserted 4 bases in 2 codons; substituted 1 base at 1 genomic stop codon) → MQVFIAGRTVTSNFSQPVVQLCYEDVNGSCIKTPYSPRSWVILYTAFSFGSLLAVFGNLLVMTSVLHFKQLQSPTNFLIASLACADFLVGVTVIPFSMVRTIESCXYFGAKFCTLHSCCDVAFCYSSLLHLCFICIDRCIAIPDPLVYPTKFTMSVSGICVSVSWILPLTYTSAVFYTGANDDGLEELVSALNCVGGCQIVVSQGWVLIDFLLFFIPTLVMIIIYSKIFLIAKQQAIKIETTSSKVESSSEXYKIRVAXRERKAAKTVGIMVIAFIISRLPYTIDILIDAFMGFLTPAYIYEICCQGAYYNSVMNPLIYALFYPWFRKAIKLTLSGDVLKASSSTISLFSE, encoded by the exons ATGCAAGTGTTCATAGCAGG CAGAACCGTGACCAGCAATTTTTCCCAACCTGTTGTGCAGCTCTGTTATGAGGATGTGAATGGATCTTGTATTAAAACTCCCTATTCTCCTCGGTCCTGGGTGATTCTGTATACAGCGTTTAGTTTTGGGTCTTTGCTGGCTGTATTTGGAAATCTCTTAGTAATGACTTCTGTTCTTCATTTTAAGCAGCTGCAGTCTCCAACCAATTTTCTCATTGCCTCTCTGGCCTGTGCTGACTTCCTGGTAGGTGTGACTGTGATACCCTTCAGCATGGTCAGGACCATAGAGAGCTGCTAGTATTTTGGAGCCAAATTTTGTACTCTTCACAGTTGCTGTGATGTGGCATTTTGTTACTCTTCTCTTCTCCACTTGTGCTTCATCTGCATCGACAGATGCATTGCCATTCCTGACCCCCTGGTCTATCCTACCAAGTTCACCATGTCTGTGTCCGGAATTTGTGTCAGCGTGTCCTGGATTCTGCCTCTCACGTATACCAGTGCTGTATTCTACACAGGTGCCAATGATGATGGACTGGAGGAATTAGTAAGTGCTCTCAACTGTGTAGGTGGCTGTCAAATTGTTGTAAGTCAAGGCTGGGTGTTGATAGATTTTCTGTTATTCTTCATACCTACCCTTGTTATGATAATTATTTACAGTAAGATTTTTCTTATAGCTAAACAACAAGCTATAAAAATTGAAACTACTAGTAGCAAAGTAGAATCATCCTCAGA TTACAAAATCAGAGTGGC AAGAGAGAGGAAAGCAGCTAAAACCGTGGGGATCATGGtaatagcatttattatttcacgGTTACCATATACAATTGATATATTAATTGATGCCTTTATGGGCTTCCTGACCCCTGCCTATATCTATGAAATTTGCTGTCAGGGTGCTTATTATAACTCAGTCATGAATCCTTTgatttatgctttattttatccTTGGTTTAGGAAAGCCATAAAACTTACTTTAAGCGGGGATGTTTTAAAGGCTAGTTCATCAACCATTAGTTTATTTTCAGAATAA